The Bos indicus x Bos taurus breed Angus x Brahman F1 hybrid chromosome 13, Bos_hybrid_MaternalHap_v2.0, whole genome shotgun sequence genome includes a region encoding these proteins:
- the AP5S1 gene encoding AP-5 complex subunit sigma-1 codes for MVHAFLIHTLRAAKAEEGLCRVLYSCFFGAENSPNDSQPHSAERDRLLRKEQILAVARQVESMYQLQQQACGRHAVDLQPQSSDDPVALHEAPCGAFRLAPGDPFQEPRTVVWLGVLSIGFALVLDTHENLLLVESTLRLLARLLLDHLRLLVPGGANLLLRADCIEGILTRFLPHGQLLFLNDQFVQGLEKEFSAAWSH; via the exons ATGGTCCATGCCTTCCTCATCCACACCCTGCGGGCCGCAAAGGCTGAGGAGGGCCTTTGCCGAGTGCTCTACTCCTGCTTCTTTGGCGCCGAGAATTCACCCAATGACTCACAACCACACAGTGCTGAGAGGGACAGACTTCTCCGAAAGGAGCAGATTTTGGCTGTGGCCAG GCAGGTGGAGTCCATGTACCAGCTGCAGCAGCAGGCGTGTGGCCGGCATGCTGTGGACCTGCAGCCCCAGTCCTCAGATGACCCAGTTGCCCTTCATGAGGCCCCATGTGGGGCCTTCCGCCTGGCGCCAGGGGACCCTTTCCAGGAGCCTCGGACAGTGGTGTGGCTAGGCGTGCTCTCTATAGGCTTTGCCCTGGTGCTGGATACTCACGAGAACCTGCTGCTGGTGGAGAGCACACTTCGATTGCTGGCTCGCCTTCTCCTTGACCACCTCCGACTGCTAGTCCCAGGAGGTGCCAACCTCCTGCTGAGGGCTGACTGCATCGAGGGCATCCTCACTCGCTTCCTGCCCCATGGTCAGCTGCTCTTCCTCAATGACCAGTTTGTCCAGGGTCTAGAGAAAGAATTCAGTGCTGCCTGGTCCCACTGA
- the CDC25B gene encoding M-phase inducer phosphatase 2 isoform X4 encodes MASWGPRSARPLPLRSPPSPRLCTTSLGSAGLCMDSPSPMDPNMAEQTFEQAIQAASRVIQNEQFAIRRFQSLPGRLLGHSPVLRNITNSQASGTWRKTEACDQAAHGSGEDKENDGFVFKMPGKLKHPSHSRALGEWASRREAFAQRPSSAPDLMCLTPERKMEVEELIPLARCQFSVTPSTGAVEEDDGFVDILETDLKENDVVPPGMESLISAPLVKTSEKEEEQDLIMYSKCQRLFRSPSMPCGVIRPILKRLERPQDRDLPVQNKRKRSVTPPEEELQEAEEPKARILRSKSLCHDEIENILDSDHRELIGDYSKAFLLQTVDGKHQDLKYISPETVVALLTGKFSHIVEKFVIVDCRYPYEYEGGHIKTAVNLPLERDAETFLLQSPITPCSLDKRIILIFHCEFSSERGPRMCRFIRERDRASNDYPSLYYPEMYILKGGYKDFFPQHPTFCEPQDYRPMNHEDFKDEMKTFRLKTRSWAGERSRRELCSRLQDQ; translated from the exons gTCTGTGCATGGACTCTCCCAGCCCTATGGACCCCAACATGGCAGAGCAGAC GTTTGAACAGGCCATCCAGGCAGCCAGCCGAGTTATTCAAAA TGAGCAGTTTGCCATCCGACGTTTCCAGTCCTTGCCG GGGAGGCTTCTGGGCCACAGTCCTGTGCTACggaacatcaccaactcccaagcgTCTGGCACCTGGAGGAAGACTGAGGCGTGTGACCAAGCTGCCCACGGCTCTGGGGAGGACAAAGAGAAT GATGGATTTGTCTTCAAGATGCCAGGGAAACTCAAACATCCCAGCCACTCCCGTGCTCTTGGGGAGTGGGCCAGCCGCAGAGAAGCCTTTGCCCAGAGGCCAAGCTCGGCTCCCGACCTGATG TGTCTCACCCCTGAGCGGAAGATGGAAGTCGAGGAACTGATCCCCCTGGCCCGATGCCAGTTCTCCGTGACCCCCTCCACAGGGGCTGTTGAGGAAGACGATGGATTCGTGGATATCCTGGAGACGGACTTAAAG GAAAATGATGTAGTCCCCCCAGGCATGGAGAGCCTCATTAGTGCCCCACTGGTCAAGAcctcagaaaaggaagaggaacag GACCTCATCATGTACAGCAAGTGCCAGCGGCTCTTCCGCTCTCCGTCCATGCCCTGCGGTGTGATCCGGCCCATCCTCAAGAGGCTGGAGCGCCCGCAGGACCGGGATCTGCCTGTACAGAACAAGCGGAAAAGGAGCGTGACTCCTCCAGAGGAGGAACTGCAGGAAGCTGAGGAACCC AAAGCCCGCATTCTCCGCTCAAAGTCTCTGTGTCATGATGAGATTGAGAATATCCTGGACAGTGACCACCGAGAACTGATCGGGGATTACTCCAAG GCCTTCCTCCTACAGACTGTGGATGGAAAGCACCAAGACCTCAAGTACATCTCACCAGAAACG GTGGTGGCTCTGCTGACAGGCAAGTTCAGCCACATCGTGGAGAAGTTTGTGATTGTTGACTGCAGATACCCCTATGAGTATGAAGGCGGGCACATCAAG ACTGCTGTGAACCTGCCTCTGGAACGGGATGCCGAGACCTTCCTGCTACAGAGCCCCATCACACCCTGCAGCCTGGATAAGAGAATCATCCTCATTTTCCACTGTGAATTTTCATCTGAGCGGGGCCCCCGCAT GTGCCGTTTCATCAGGGAACGAGACAGAGCCTCCAACGACTACCCCAGCCTCTACTATCCTGAGATGTATATCCTCAAAGGCGGCTACAAGGACTTCTTCCCACAGCACCCG ACCTTCTGTGAGCCTCAAGACTACCGGCCCATGAACCATGAGGACTTCAAGGATGAAATGAAGACCTTCCGCCTCAAGACACGCAGCTGGGCTGGCGAGCGGAGCCGGCGAGAGCTTTGCAGCCGCCTGCAGGACCAGTGA